Proteins encoded together in one Halalkaliarchaeum sp. AArc-CO window:
- a CDS encoding DUF3054 domain-containing protein, with protein sequence MDVASFLEERIDPGTVPIAVGDIVFLLVFLTIGALQHNPGDYLAENPLVWAGIVAPFIIGWVAVAPLVGAYSPGAGESAKSSIPLAVRSWILAAVLGMALRASPLFAGGFAVTFAAIMLGGGALFLGGWRYLYFKLFG encoded by the coding sequence ATGGACGTTGCGTCGTTCCTCGAAGAGCGGATCGATCCCGGAACGGTACCGATCGCAGTCGGCGACATCGTGTTCCTGCTCGTTTTTCTCACGATCGGCGCCCTGCAACACAACCCCGGCGACTACCTCGCCGAGAACCCGCTGGTGTGGGCGGGTATCGTCGCACCCTTCATTATCGGATGGGTCGCCGTCGCCCCGCTGGTGGGTGCCTACTCTCCCGGCGCGGGCGAGTCCGCCAAATCGTCGATCCCGCTCGCCGTCAGATCCTGGATCCTCGCGGCGGTCCTCGGGATGGCGCTGCGTGCCTCGCCGCTTTTCGCCGGCGGGTTCGCCGTCACGTTCGCGGCCATCATGCTCGGCGGCGGCGCACTGTTCCTCGGTGGCTGGCGATATCTCTACTTCAAACTGTTCGGGTAG
- a CDS encoding transcriptional regulator, whose amino-acid sequence MPKRLPTGITVLDRQLDGGVPAGSIVLLNADPASQSELFLHELSATRGTLYLTTVRSEAAVRDALDRSTARTGNPTIRDIGADAPLDHANRLVGALPEEANLIVDTLDPLESSDSARYRNFLNSVQTHMANTGGLAVLHGLTGRSVPENRDMTEHMADVVFDLETEVRGSEIVNRLAVPKFRGGRAPGETIKLKLEETVAVDTSRDIA is encoded by the coding sequence ATGCCGAAGCGACTGCCGACCGGAATCACCGTCCTCGACAGACAGCTCGACGGCGGCGTCCCGGCCGGCAGTATCGTCCTTTTGAACGCCGACCCCGCGAGCCAGTCGGAGCTGTTCCTTCACGAGCTGTCCGCCACCCGTGGGACACTGTACCTGACGACGGTTCGCTCGGAAGCGGCAGTCAGGGACGCGCTGGACCGGTCCACCGCCCGCACCGGAAACCCGACAATTCGGGACATCGGCGCCGACGCGCCGCTGGATCACGCGAACCGCCTCGTAGGCGCGCTCCCGGAGGAGGCGAACCTCATCGTCGACACGCTAGACCCGCTGGAGTCGTCCGACTCGGCGCGGTATCGGAACTTCCTCAACAGCGTCCAGACCCACATGGCAAACACCGGCGGTCTCGCGGTCCTGCACGGATTGACCGGCCGCAGCGTCCCGGAGAACCGCGACATGACCGAACACATGGCCGACGTCGTCTTCGATCTGGAGACTGAGGTCCGCGGAAGCGAGATCGTAAACCGGCTGGCCGTGCCGAAGTTCCGCGGCGGACGCGCCCCCGGCGAAACGATCAAGCTGAAACTCGAGGAGACGGTCGCGGTGGACACGAGCCGCGACATCGCCTGA
- a CDS encoding CDP-4-keto-6-deoxy-D-glucose-3-dehydrase → MLAVAGGKGGSGKTTTTLGLARAHPDTVLAADLDWEMPNLHAMAGVNRPSRTENSHLWGPEWPGRSRAEGFDCDVLPAPPVSWGERADVLSGLSRLQATATPVLLDCPCGIAPDAVKPLSFADRTVIVTTLCRASVRGAVKTAAASRAVGTPVSGVIATRTATAGSRLESLLDAPVLATIPETDDSPLSSPAVRESYARAIDSLVAENPPDYQTWKTRNNS, encoded by the coding sequence ATGCTCGCCGTCGCCGGCGGAAAGGGAGGATCGGGGAAGACGACCACGACGCTCGGGCTGGCACGAGCCCATCCGGACACCGTTCTGGCTGCCGATCTCGACTGGGAGATGCCGAACCTCCACGCCATGGCAGGCGTGAACCGGCCGAGTCGAACGGAAAACTCCCACCTCTGGGGGCCGGAGTGGCCGGGACGCAGCCGGGCCGAGGGGTTCGATTGTGACGTGCTTCCGGCACCACCCGTCTCCTGGGGTGAGCGTGCCGACGTGCTTTCGGGCTTGAGTCGTCTGCAAGCGACAGCGACGCCGGTGCTGCTGGACTGTCCCTGCGGGATCGCCCCCGACGCGGTGAAGCCGCTGTCCTTCGCCGATCGAACGGTGATTGTCACGACGCTCTGTCGCGCGAGCGTCAGGGGAGCGGTAAAGACTGCAGCCGCCTCCAGGGCGGTGGGAACGCCGGTATCCGGCGTGATCGCGACGCGGACGGCGACCGCCGGCTCCCGTCTCGAATCGCTGCTGGACGCCCCCGTACTGGCGACGATCCCGGAAACGGACGACAGCCCGCTTTCGTCACCGGCCGTTCGGGAGTCGTATGCCCGGGCCATCGACAGTCTGGTAGCCGAGAACCCACCCGATTATCAGACGTGGAAAACCCGGAACAACAGTTAA
- a CDS encoding FAD-dependent oxidoreductase codes for MSEDVVEHRTLIVAGTGIAGLSAGIYAARANNDPLLIEGDEPGGQLTLTTDVENYPGFPDGISGPDLINRMKEQARKFGADVKNGIIETVDADDRPFRVELTNGEVYTADAVIAASGASARTLGIPGEDELMGYGLSTCATCDGAFFRDEDMLVIGGGDAAMEEANFLTKFADTVYVAHRREEFRAEKIWIDRTMEKVDDGEIELLLNTEVTELHGSPEEGITSVTLVQHPDGHPTEKLEDPETADEVDEFEFEVGAVFYAIGHTPNTGYLEGTGAEFDEEGYLLTEGGRGGGQTKTGVPGLFGAGDVVDFHYQQAVTAAGMGVEAALDADEYLTELDRERRADSAVASTDD; via the coding sequence ATGTCGGAAGACGTGGTCGAACATCGCACGCTGATCGTCGCAGGGACCGGAATCGCCGGCCTCAGCGCGGGCATTTACGCGGCCCGTGCGAACAACGACCCGCTGTTGATCGAGGGTGACGAACCGGGCGGACAGCTGACGCTTACAACTGACGTGGAGAACTATCCAGGCTTCCCCGACGGGATCTCCGGACCGGACCTGATAAACCGGATGAAAGAGCAAGCCCGAAAGTTCGGCGCGGACGTGAAAAACGGCATCATCGAGACAGTCGACGCCGACGACCGGCCGTTCCGAGTCGAGCTCACGAACGGCGAGGTGTACACCGCAGACGCGGTCATCGCCGCCTCCGGCGCCTCCGCCAGAACGCTGGGGATCCCCGGCGAGGACGAGCTCATGGGGTACGGGCTGTCGACGTGTGCCACCTGTGACGGCGCGTTCTTCCGGGACGAGGACATGCTGGTAATCGGCGGCGGCGACGCCGCGATGGAGGAGGCGAACTTCCTCACCAAGTTCGCCGACACGGTGTACGTCGCCCACCGGCGCGAGGAGTTCCGCGCGGAGAAGATCTGGATCGACCGGACGATGGAAAAGGTCGACGACGGCGAGATCGAACTCCTGTTGAACACCGAAGTGACCGAACTCCACGGGAGCCCCGAAGAGGGGATCACGAGTGTGACACTCGTGCAACACCCGGACGGCCATCCGACGGAGAAACTCGAGGATCCCGAAACCGCAGACGAGGTCGACGAGTTCGAGTTCGAGGTCGGCGCCGTCTTCTACGCGATCGGTCACACGCCGAACACAGGCTACCTCGAGGGGACCGGCGCCGAGTTCGACGAGGAGGGATACCTGCTGACGGAAGGCGGCCGCGGGGGCGGACAGACGAAAACCGGCGTCCCCGGACTGTTCGGCGCCGGTGACGTCGTCGACTTCCACTACCAGCAGGCGGTCACGGCCGCCGGAATGGGGGTAGAGGCCGCCCTCGACGCCGACGAGTACCTCACCGAACTGGACCGGGAACGCAGAGCCGACTCCGCAGTCGCGAGCACGGACGACTGA
- a CDS encoding heavy metal translocating P-type ATPase — protein sequence MGIRRAHIEITGMSCATCSASVEDATLELEGVSAADANFATDEATVEYDPEVVNLEEIFEAIAEAGYEPLSESRTVGIAGMSCANCSQANETAIEALPGVLSADVNFASDEARVRYNPVDVSLSEVYAAVEDAGYEPIRESEGDDGTGDGESGTRESAARREMRKQWKLTVGGGVLTAPFVLVMIDMFYPGFLPEAIPVFGFSVGVGWLEFLLATVLMATLGREFLRGAWRAFSKSRQANMDTLVAMGTSVGYVYSTAVLAAPALIGYQVAGGLYFEAVAFILWFITLGNWLEARSKAQASDALRKLLEMQADEATVIRDGEEQMVPIEEIEVGDRIKVRPGEKIPVDGVVVDGDSAVDESMLTGESVPVEKSPGDEVVGATVNENGVLVVEATKVGRDTALQQIVERVKEAQSRQPEIQRLVDTVSAYFVPAVIVNAVLWSTLWFLFPDPLYAFVTSLPLWGPVGGGPIGVELGGIPVIEFSMVVLASAILIACPCALGLATPAATMVGSTISATNGVLFKGGDVLEKVRDVDAVIFDKTGTLTHGEMQLTDVVSVQEARADGGAAADPEGVAAVDSVGDSLGAESLLLAVAASAESGSEHPLARAIVDGAHDRGLDLEEPVEFENVPGHGIRATIPHGEVLVGNRKLLREEGVDPEPAEETLLELEREGKTAMLVALDGQLLGVLATADTVRESAKRTVAALSDRGIAVHMLTGDNERTARAVAEEVSIPPENVRAEVLPDDKADVVDDIQADGSRVVMVGDGVNDAPALTAAHVGIAIGSGTDVAIESADVTLMRDDPADVLKALRISEATISKVRQNLFWAFVYNATLIPIASLGLLNPALAGLAMAGSSVSVMANSLAFRGYDPHEDYTLAVLKPFRGLWN from the coding sequence ATGGGTATTCGCAGAGCGCACATCGAGATCACGGGTATGTCGTGTGCGACGTGTTCTGCCTCCGTGGAGGACGCGACCCTCGAACTCGAGGGCGTATCGGCAGCCGACGCCAACTTCGCGACCGACGAGGCGACCGTCGAGTACGACCCCGAGGTCGTAAACCTGGAGGAGATCTTCGAGGCGATCGCCGAGGCGGGGTACGAACCGCTCTCGGAGTCGCGAACGGTCGGCATCGCCGGCATGTCGTGTGCGAACTGTTCGCAGGCGAACGAGACGGCGATCGAGGCGCTGCCGGGCGTGCTCTCGGCGGACGTCAACTTCGCGTCAGACGAGGCCAGGGTGCGGTACAACCCGGTCGACGTTTCGTTGTCGGAGGTCTATGCCGCCGTCGAGGACGCCGGCTACGAGCCGATCCGGGAATCGGAGGGGGACGACGGCACCGGGGACGGCGAGTCCGGAACCCGCGAGTCGGCAGCCCGCCGGGAGATGCGAAAGCAGTGGAAGCTCACGGTCGGCGGCGGCGTGTTGACCGCGCCGTTCGTCCTCGTGATGATCGACATGTTCTATCCAGGATTTTTGCCCGAAGCCATTCCGGTGTTCGGTTTCTCCGTCGGCGTCGGCTGGCTCGAGTTCCTGCTGGCGACGGTCCTGATGGCGACGCTCGGACGCGAGTTCCTCCGAGGCGCGTGGCGCGCGTTCTCCAAGAGCCGGCAGGCGAACATGGACACGCTGGTGGCAATGGGGACGAGCGTCGGCTACGTCTACTCGACGGCGGTTCTTGCCGCCCCCGCATTGATCGGCTACCAGGTCGCCGGCGGGCTCTACTTCGAGGCGGTCGCGTTCATCCTCTGGTTCATCACGCTGGGCAACTGGCTCGAGGCGCGCTCGAAGGCGCAGGCCAGCGATGCGTTGCGGAAACTGCTGGAGATGCAGGCCGACGAGGCGACGGTGATTCGGGACGGCGAAGAGCAGATGGTCCCGATCGAGGAGATCGAAGTCGGCGATCGGATCAAGGTTCGACCGGGCGAGAAGATTCCCGTCGACGGGGTCGTGGTGGACGGCGACTCTGCGGTCGACGAGTCGATGTTGACCGGCGAGTCCGTCCCCGTAGAGAAGTCGCCCGGCGACGAGGTCGTCGGGGCGACGGTGAACGAAAACGGCGTGCTGGTCGTCGAGGCGACGAAAGTCGGCCGCGACACCGCCCTCCAGCAGATCGTCGAGCGCGTAAAGGAGGCACAGTCGCGGCAGCCGGAGATCCAGCGGCTCGTCGACACAGTGAGCGCGTACTTCGTGCCCGCCGTCATCGTCAACGCGGTGCTCTGGTCGACCCTGTGGTTTCTGTTTCCCGACCCGTTGTACGCGTTTGTCACGTCGCTTCCGCTGTGGGGCCCGGTGGGCGGAGGTCCGATCGGCGTCGAACTCGGCGGGATCCCCGTCATCGAGTTCTCGATGGTCGTGCTCGCCTCCGCGATCTTGATCGCGTGTCCCTGTGCGCTCGGACTCGCGACGCCGGCGGCGACGATGGTCGGCTCGACGATCTCGGCCACCAACGGCGTTCTGTTTAAAGGAGGCGACGTGCTCGAGAAGGTCCGCGACGTCGACGCCGTGATCTTCGACAAGACCGGCACCTTGACCCACGGCGAGATGCAACTCACCGACGTCGTTTCGGTGCAGGAGGCGCGCGCCGACGGTGGGGCGGCTGCCGATCCGGAGGGAGTCGCCGCTGTCGACTCCGTGGGCGACTCGCTCGGCGCCGAGTCGCTGTTGCTCGCGGTCGCTGCAAGCGCCGAGTCGGGTTCGGAACACCCGCTCGCGCGGGCGATCGTCGACGGCGCCCACGACCGGGGGCTCGACCTCGAGGAGCCCGTCGAGTTCGAGAACGTCCCCGGACACGGCATCCGGGCGACCATCCCCCACGGTGAGGTGCTCGTGGGCAACCGCAAGCTGCTTCGCGAGGAGGGAGTCGACCCCGAACCCGCCGAGGAGACGCTGCTCGAACTCGAACGGGAAGGGAAGACTGCAATGCTCGTCGCGCTGGACGGACAGCTTCTGGGCGTCCTTGCGACAGCCGACACGGTCCGAGAGAGCGCGAAACGGACGGTCGCGGCGCTTTCCGACCGCGGGATCGCGGTCCACATGCTCACCGGCGACAACGAGCGTACCGCCCGGGCGGTGGCAGAGGAGGTCAGCATCCCGCCCGAAAACGTCCGCGCGGAGGTGCTCCCCGATGACAAGGCGGACGTCGTCGACGACATTCAGGCGGACGGCTCCCGCGTCGTGATGGTCGGGGACGGGGTCAACGACGCGCCGGCGCTCACCGCCGCCCACGTCGGAATCGCGATCGGCTCGGGCACCGACGTCGCGATCGAGTCTGCGGACGTCACTCTGATGCGCGACGACCCGGCTGACGTGTTGAAGGCGCTGCGGATCTCCGAGGCGACGATCTCGAAGGTTCGGCAGAACCTCTTTTGGGCGTTCGTCTACAACGCGACGCTGATCCCGATCGCTTCGTTGGGCCTGCTCAATCCGGCGCTTGCGGGGCTGGCGATGGCGGGGTCCTCGGTGTCGGTGATGGCGAACTCGCTGGCGTTCCGCGGCTACGATCCCCACGAGGATTACACGCTCGCGGTGCTCAAGCCGTTCCGCGGGCTGTGGAACTGA
- a CDS encoding response regulator yields MVNLRDDIDVLHVDDDEQFVELAATFVERHDDRIAVETATDPERAVDRLTGRRFDCVVSDYQMPRLDGLELFEEVRERGVDVPFVLFTGKGSEEIASEAISLGVTEYLQKETGTEQYEVLANRIRNVVSQHRAETRMKRGYRALDAAPVGVLLADVRQKRTPVVYANTRFRELTGCDPGDLLGEDFRSILENGSVSHPVRRLCEAIQAEVPVSGELIGYRENGAELEARIDVAPIGNETGESTHFVGFLAEVDALSNGAGLSDPDRVAETD; encoded by the coding sequence ATGGTCAACTTACGCGACGACATCGACGTGTTACACGTAGACGACGACGAACAGTTCGTCGAACTGGCGGCGACGTTCGTCGAGCGCCACGACGACAGGATCGCCGTCGAGACGGCCACGGATCCAGAGCGAGCGGTCGACCGTCTGACCGGGAGGCGGTTCGACTGCGTCGTCAGCGACTACCAGATGCCGCGGCTCGACGGCCTCGAACTGTTCGAAGAGGTTCGGGAGCGAGGGGTCGACGTCCCGTTCGTGTTGTTTACCGGAAAGGGGTCAGAGGAAATCGCCAGCGAGGCGATCTCACTGGGCGTCACGGAGTACCTGCAAAAGGAGACCGGAACGGAACAGTACGAAGTGCTCGCAAATCGCATCCGAAACGTCGTCTCCCAACATCGGGCGGAGACGCGGATGAAGCGTGGCTATCGCGCGCTCGACGCTGCGCCCGTCGGGGTCCTCCTGGCCGACGTTCGCCAGAAACGAACGCCTGTCGTCTACGCGAATACGCGGTTTCGAGAACTCACGGGGTGTGATCCGGGCGATCTCCTCGGAGAAGACTTTCGGTCGATCCTCGAGAACGGATCCGTGAGCCACCCCGTCAGGCGACTCTGTGAGGCGATCCAGGCGGAGGTTCCAGTCTCGGGGGAGCTGATCGGCTACCGGGAGAACGGGGCGGAACTCGAGGCCCGAATCGACGTCGCCCCGATCGGCAACGAAACCGGGGAGTCTACGCACTTCGTCGGGTTTCTGGCGGAGGTCGACGCCCTGTCGAACGGGGCGGGACTGTCCGATCCGGATCGGGTGGCCGAAACGGACTGA
- a CDS encoding fumarylacetoacetate hydrolase family protein: MHYARFRDPAGSIRRGTFDPGAETIAFGGTTYDLDDPEVDVLPPCEPSKIVCVGRNYADHAAEMGSDVPDRPLLFLKPPNALAAHHDTVTVPAGKERIDWEAELAVVIGNQCRNVDAADAMDVVAGFTCMDDLSNREDQRKEQNWVRGKAFDNAAPLGPCIATPDEVPADATVRLRVNGETKQEGSRAQFIFDVPTLIQEITAYLTLEPGDVIATGTPEGVGALADGDSVEIEIEGVGTLEHDVVVP; the protein is encoded by the coding sequence ATGCATTACGCGCGATTTCGCGATCCGGCCGGCTCGATTCGTCGGGGGACGTTCGATCCCGGCGCTGAAACCATCGCCTTCGGCGGCACCACCTACGACCTCGACGATCCCGAAGTCGACGTTCTGCCACCGTGTGAGCCCTCCAAGATCGTCTGCGTGGGACGCAATTACGCAGATCACGCCGCCGAGATGGGAAGCGACGTTCCCGACCGGCCGCTTCTGTTTTTGAAGCCGCCGAACGCGCTTGCAGCCCACCACGACACCGTCACCGTCCCCGCCGGCAAGGAGCGCATCGACTGGGAGGCGGAACTGGCGGTCGTGATCGGCAATCAGTGCCGGAACGTCGACGCCGCCGACGCGATGGACGTCGTCGCCGGCTTCACCTGCATGGACGACCTCTCGAACCGGGAAGACCAGCGAAAGGAACAGAACTGGGTCCGCGGGAAGGCGTTCGACAACGCCGCACCTCTCGGCCCCTGTATTGCGACCCCCGACGAGGTGCCGGCTGACGCGACCGTCCGGTTGCGGGTGAACGGCGAGACCAAACAGGAGGGCTCACGGGCGCAGTTCATCTTCGACGTTCCGACGTTGATCCAGGAGATCACCGCCTACCTCACCCTCGAGCCGGGCGACGTCATCGCCACGGGAACGCCGGAGGGGGTCGGGGCGCTCGCGGACGGCGACAGCGTAGAAATAGAAATCGAGGGCGTGGGCACCCTCGAACACGACGTCGTCGTTCCCTGA
- a CDS encoding cell wall-active antibiotics response protein, with product MSTMTSTTRSRPLPSGRFLLGALVVLVGVLLLFQTTGIFETRSLLQYVPSLFVLLGIWLFVQSGYRSIVGPVVIVGVAGAVQLSVLGYATAEELVVYWPVLVIALGLSIALGQYRSSVRRSDASYTSGVTVFGGVEKRNTSEAFVGGDLTTIFGETTLDLRDAKLTDRPARVDLTVLFGEAQLIVPRDWVVQMEVVPVLGSAADERPRRALADDPTGEEVDPTGGGADPTGERTGADLVVTGFVAFGEASVRD from the coding sequence ATGTCTACTATGACCTCCACGACCCGATCGCGACCTCTCCCGTCCGGCCGATTCCTCCTCGGAGCGCTAGTCGTTCTCGTGGGCGTACTCCTGCTGTTCCAGACCACCGGGATTTTCGAGACCCGCAGCCTCCTGCAGTACGTTCCGTCGCTGTTCGTCCTGCTGGGGATCTGGCTGTTCGTCCAGAGCGGTTACCGGAGCATCGTCGGACCGGTCGTCATCGTCGGCGTCGCCGGCGCCGTTCAGCTGAGCGTTCTCGGCTACGCTACCGCCGAGGAGCTGGTTGTCTACTGGCCGGTGCTGGTGATCGCGCTGGGCCTGTCGATCGCGCTGGGACAGTATCGATCCAGCGTCCGGCGTTCCGACGCGAGCTACACCTCCGGGGTAACGGTGTTCGGCGGCGTCGAGAAGCGAAACACCTCCGAGGCGTTCGTCGGCGGCGATCTGACGACGATTTTCGGCGAGACGACGCTGGATCTCCGGGACGCCAAGCTCACCGATCGACCTGCCAGGGTCGACCTGACGGTGCTGTTCGGCGAGGCCCAGCTGATCGTCCCGCGGGACTGGGTGGTCCAGATGGAGGTCGTTCCCGTGCTCGGGTCGGCCGCAGACGAGCGTCCCCGCCGGGCGCTCGCGGACGATCCGACCGGGGAAGAGGTTGATCCGACCGGAGGGGGGGCTGATCCGACTGGGGAGAGGACGGGTGCCGATCTCGTCGTCACCGGATTCGTCGCGTTCGGCGAGGCGTCGGTCAGAGACTAG
- a CDS encoding ABC transporter ATP-binding protein, with product MSDRTDPHRESVRESVHELLTRWTRPLRPGGNYRTPAEGDETPAIELGGITKRFGPILALDGVDCRFERGRVHGVVGPNGSGKTTLFEIVLRLRRPTAGTVIAPPPAEMGYSFQKPQFYGTLTVRENLRVFSRLNAPIDAEWLKTLTGDLGLDRVAHRPAGELSGGFQQKLDLALAFLSHPDVVILDEPLADVDELSRGRILKLIGNYTDYGGTVLVSSHNHELLDPVVDNTVELLEGTVVTK from the coding sequence GTGAGTGACCGAACCGACCCGCACCGAGAATCGGTACGCGAGTCCGTACACGAACTCCTGACACGCTGGACGCGACCGCTTCGTCCGGGCGGCAACTACCGAACCCCGGCCGAGGGAGACGAGACGCCGGCGATCGAACTGGGGGGGATAACGAAGCGGTTCGGCCCGATACTGGCGCTGGATGGCGTCGACTGCCGATTCGAGCGGGGGAGGGTTCACGGCGTCGTCGGGCCCAACGGCTCCGGGAAAACCACGCTCTTCGAGATCGTGTTGCGACTGCGGCGACCGACCGCGGGCACCGTCATCGCGCCCCCGCCGGCGGAGATGGGATACTCGTTCCAAAAGCCACAGTTCTACGGCACGCTCACGGTACGGGAGAACCTCCGCGTGTTCTCGCGGCTGAACGCCCCGATCGATGCGGAGTGGCTGAAAACGCTCACGGGAGATCTCGGACTCGACAGGGTCGCCCACCGGCCGGCCGGGGAACTCTCCGGGGGGTTCCAGCAGAAACTCGATCTCGCACTCGCGTTCCTGTCGCACCCGGACGTGGTGATCCTCGACGAGCCCCTCGCGGACGTCGACGAACTGTCTCGGGGGCGGATCCTGAAGTTGATCGGCAACTACACCGACTACGGGGGGACAGTGCTCGTTTCGTCACACAACCACGAACTCCTGGATCCGGTCGTCGACAACACTGTCGAACTGCTCGAGGGAACGGTCGTGACAAAGTAA
- a CDS encoding ABC transporter permease, with the protein MIRDTLVFLWTEAYGARRNIAVLLVGFVLLPGLLVGGTVGFDQTLPEDVPIGVAPGDEATTDDDLTLAQGGVALLGTPEPYDTREKAIRGLDREEVYIVVLVPPDVLDQETTAEFRMLSHGSAVPLIDATGLLALFLDAELSSLLSGPVEVTHEQRGVENTLSEYLIPTGITLFVLSVALLYVPYDVRVDRQVLDRIRHQSRLEAFLAAKLLFYTAMMAVVLGAIATANLWLEYRIDVATVETMAAVGLLFLSTAAIGTGVLFLTGLGRVALFVNLGVLVGIAGLGSLVYPVGFFSPVRMEIARSLPPHYLAVIIRGHVLRGDPFGVYLDWYRFLGLYTLACLGFCWVCVRSYEWRA; encoded by the coding sequence GTGATCCGTGACACACTCGTCTTTCTCTGGACGGAAGCGTACGGCGCACGGCGCAACATCGCGGTCCTACTGGTCGGCTTCGTGCTGCTTCCCGGCCTGCTGGTGGGAGGGACCGTCGGCTTCGATCAGACGCTGCCCGAGGACGTCCCGATCGGCGTCGCGCCGGGCGATGAGGCAACGACAGACGACGATTTGACGCTCGCCCAGGGTGGCGTCGCGCTGCTTGGCACGCCCGAACCGTACGATACGCGCGAGAAAGCGATCCGCGGCCTGGATCGCGAGGAAGTGTACATCGTGGTGCTGGTTCCGCCGGACGTCCTCGACCAGGAGACGACCGCGGAGTTTCGGATGCTCTCTCACGGCTCGGCGGTTCCGTTGATCGACGCGACCGGGCTGCTGGCGCTGTTTCTGGACGCCGAGCTGTCGTCGCTACTGTCGGGGCCAGTCGAGGTGACCCACGAACAGCGAGGGGTGGAAAACACGCTCTCGGAGTACCTCATTCCGACCGGGATCACGCTGTTCGTGCTGTCCGTGGCGCTGCTGTACGTCCCCTACGACGTCAGGGTCGACAGACAGGTGCTCGACCGGATCCGCCACCAGTCGCGGCTCGAAGCGTTCCTCGCGGCGAAACTGCTGTTTTACACGGCGATGATGGCGGTCGTGCTGGGCGCGATCGCAACGGCGAACCTGTGGCTGGAGTACCGAATCGACGTGGCGACCGTCGAGACGATGGCTGCGGTCGGCCTGCTGTTTCTTTCGACTGCCGCAATCGGGACGGGGGTGCTGTTCCTCACAGGCCTCGGTCGCGTCGCGTTGTTCGTCAACCTCGGCGTCCTGGTGGGGATCGCCGGGCTCGGGAGCCTGGTGTATCCGGTCGGGTTCTTCTCCCCGGTTCGAATGGAGATCGCCCGCAGCCTACCGCCACACTACCTCGCAGTCATCATCCGCGGGCACGTGCTCCGGGGCGATCCATTCGGCGTCTACCTCGACTGGTATCGGTTCCTGGGGCTGTACACCCTCGCGTGTCTCGGGTTCTGCTGGGTGTGTGTCCGCAGCTACGAATGGAGGGCCTGA